One genomic segment of Acinetobacter sp. C26M includes these proteins:
- a CDS encoding FAD-binding protein, which translates to MSILVIADHNNQTLNGATLNVVAAAQKIGGDITVLVAGSGAQAVADAAAKVAGVSKVLLADNAAYANQLAENVAGLVADIAKGGYKYVLAASTTTGKNVLPRVAALLDVSMISDIIAVESANTFKRPIYAGNAIATVQSDEAIIVGTVRGTAFDAVAAEGGSATVEAVAEAKDAGISKFVSEEIVKLDRPELTAARIVVSGGRGVGSGENYHKVLDPLADKLGAAQGASRAAVDAGFVPNDFQVGQTGKIVAPDLYMAIGISGAIQHLAGMKDSKVIVAINKDEEAPINSVADYWLVGDLNTVVPELVSKL; encoded by the coding sequence ATGAGTATTTTAGTTATCGCTGATCACAACAACCAGACACTTAACGGTGCAACTTTAAACGTTGTTGCGGCAGCTCAAAAAATCGGTGGTGATATTACTGTATTAGTTGCTGGTTCTGGTGCTCAAGCAGTTGCTGACGCTGCTGCTAAAGTTGCTGGTGTAAGCAAAGTATTACTTGCTGACAATGCTGCTTATGCAAACCAATTGGCTGAAAACGTTGCTGGCTTAGTTGCTGACATCGCGAAAGGCGGATACAAATACGTATTAGCTGCATCTACAACTACTGGTAAGAACGTTCTTCCACGTGTTGCTGCGCTTCTTGACGTAAGCATGATCTCAGACATCATCGCTGTTGAATCTGCAAATACTTTCAAACGCCCAATCTATGCGGGTAATGCGATCGCAACTGTACAATCTGATGAAGCAATCATCGTTGGTACAGTTCGTGGTACAGCGTTTGATGCGGTTGCTGCTGAAGGCGGTTCTGCTACAGTTGAAGCTGTTGCTGAAGCGAAAGATGCTGGTATTTCTAAGTTTGTAAGTGAAGAAATCGTGAAACTTGATCGTCCAGAGTTAACTGCTGCACGTATCGTTGTTTCTGGTGGTCGCGGTGTAGGTTCTGGTGAAAACTATCACAAAGTACTTGACCCATTAGCTGACAAGCTAGGTGCTGCTCAAGGTGCTTCACGTGCTGCAGTAGATGCTGGCTTCGTACCAAACGATTTCCAAGTTGGTCAAACAGGTAAAATCGTTGCGCCAGATCTTTATATGGCGATTGGTATCTCTGGTGCGATTCAGCACTTGGCAGGTATGAAAGATTCTAAAGTTATTGTTGCAATCAACAAAGACGAAGAAGCGCCAATCAACAGTGTTGCTGACTACTGGTTAGTTGGTGATTTGAACACTGTAGTACCTGAATTGGTATCTAAACTTTAA
- the gyrA gene encoding DNA gyrase subunit A codes for MSVSEIRPIAIEDELKHSYLDYAMSVIVSRALPDVRDGLKPVHRRVLYAMHELGNDYNKAYKKSARVVGDVIGKYHPHGDSAVYETIVRMAQDFSLRYMLVDGQGNFGSVDGDSAAAMRYTEVRMQKLTHEILADLEKDTVDWEDNYDGSERIPQVMPTRIPNLLINGTTGIAVGMATNMAPHNMTEVVNACLAYAYNPNISIEGLMEHITGPDFPTGGIIYGKSGIVDAYRTGKGRLHIRGKYHFEEDQKTGRTTIVFTEIPYQVNKAKTIERIAELVKEKKLEGISELRDESDKDGMRIAIDLKRGENAEVAVNNLFLHTQLQNSFSINMVCLDNGQPKLMNLKDIIAAFIRHRQEVVTRRTMYELRKARERGHILEGLTVALANIDAIIETIKTSANPAEARERLQAGEWAGGGVVALLEKAGAISVRPDEIEGEDPARPFGLSGDVYRLSPTQVGAILELRLHRLTGLEQDKLHAEYTEILGQIAELTAILNDFNLLMNVIREELALILQQYGDGRRTEIVESGVDFCREDLIPEEQVVLTVSQTGYAKTQPLSDYQAQRRGGRGKSATAMKDDDIIQHLIVASNHATVLCFTNVGKVYRLRVFEVPQASRGAKGRPIINLLPLDANETVTAILPLTEFPENHYVFMATASGTVKRVELAQFSNVRSNGLRAIELNEEDTLIGVAITDGNQQIMLFSNEGKAIRFAETDVRAMGRTAKGVRGMRVSFASNTIEADDADVENDDSEDNDDSSDSNVLSRIVSLVVVPETGEVLCACANGYGKRTPVDDFPTKKRGGKGVIAIKTSERNGELVGAVSIDETKELMLISDGGTLVRTRAAEVATTGRNAQGVRLIRLSDAETLVGVVSIEAVEDDEELLDSTEEVENTEAEAITSEEVAAEPKDDTPEA; via the coding sequence ATGAGCGTATCGGAAATCAGACCGATTGCCATTGAGGACGAACTCAAGCATTCATATCTAGATTACGCGATGAGCGTAATTGTATCTCGTGCATTGCCAGATGTTAGAGACGGTCTAAAACCTGTTCATCGTCGCGTATTATATGCGATGCACGAATTGGGCAATGATTATAACAAAGCGTACAAAAAGTCTGCTCGTGTTGTCGGTGACGTGATCGGTAAATATCACCCTCATGGTGACAGTGCAGTATACGAAACTATTGTTCGTATGGCGCAGGACTTCAGCTTGCGTTACATGTTGGTTGATGGTCAGGGTAACTTCGGTTCGGTCGATGGGGATAGCGCGGCAGCAATGCGTTATACCGAAGTTCGTATGCAGAAACTAACCCATGAAATCTTGGCTGATCTAGAAAAAGATACGGTCGATTGGGAAGATAACTACGACGGTTCTGAACGTATTCCTCAGGTGATGCCAACGCGTATTCCAAATCTTTTGATTAATGGTACGACAGGTATTGCGGTGGGTATGGCGACCAATATGGCGCCACACAACATGACTGAGGTGGTCAATGCATGTTTGGCTTATGCCTATAACCCGAATATTTCTATTGAAGGTTTGATGGAGCATATTACAGGCCCAGATTTCCCTACAGGCGGTATTATTTACGGTAAATCAGGCATTGTTGATGCTTACCGTACAGGTAAAGGCCGTTTACATATTCGTGGTAAGTATCACTTTGAAGAAGACCAAAAAACTGGCCGTACTACGATTGTTTTTACTGAAATTCCTTATCAAGTCAACAAAGCAAAAACCATTGAGCGTATTGCTGAGTTAGTCAAAGAAAAGAAACTTGAAGGCATTTCTGAGCTTCGTGACGAATCTGATAAAGATGGTATGCGTATTGCCATCGATTTGAAGCGTGGTGAAAATGCTGAAGTTGCGGTGAATAATTTATTCTTGCATACGCAATTGCAAAATTCGTTCAGCATCAACATGGTCTGCCTAGACAATGGTCAGCCAAAGTTGATGAACCTGAAAGATATTATTGCAGCATTTATTCGTCATCGCCAAGAAGTAGTTACGCGCCGTACCATGTACGAATTGCGTAAAGCACGCGAGCGTGGTCATATCTTAGAAGGTTTGACGGTTGCATTAGCCAATATTGATGCAATTATTGAAACCATCAAAACTTCTGCTAACCCAGCTGAAGCGCGTGAGCGTTTACAAGCAGGTGAATGGGCAGGTGGTGGTGTCGTCGCTTTATTGGAAAAAGCGGGCGCGATTTCTGTTCGTCCAGATGAGATCGAAGGCGAAGACCCAGCGCGTCCATTTGGTTTGTCTGGTGATGTCTATCGTTTGTCACCAACTCAAGTTGGCGCGATCTTAGAATTACGTCTACACCGTTTAACGGGCTTAGAGCAAGACAAGTTACACGCTGAATATACTGAAATTTTGGGTCAAATTGCTGAATTAACTGCAATTCTAAATGACTTCAATTTGTTGATGAATGTGATTCGTGAAGAACTTGCGTTGATTTTGCAGCAATATGGTGATGGTCGCCGTACTGAAATTGTAGAGTCTGGTGTTGATTTCTGCCGTGAAGATTTGATTCCTGAAGAACAGGTTGTATTGACTGTTTCGCAAACAGGTTATGCAAAAACTCAACCACTTTCTGACTATCAAGCGCAACGTCGTGGTGGTCGTGGTAAGTCTGCAACAGCAATGAAAGATGATGACATCATCCAGCATTTAATTGTGGCATCAAACCATGCAACGGTACTGTGCTTTACCAATGTCGGTAAAGTCTATCGCTTGAGAGTGTTTGAAGTGCCGCAAGCTTCACGTGGTGCAAAAGGTCGTCCAATTATCAATTTGCTTCCACTAGATGCGAATGAAACTGTAACTGCAATCTTGCCATTGACGGAATTCCCTGAGAATCACTATGTGTTTATGGCAACGGCATCGGGTACGGTAAAACGTGTTGAACTTGCACAATTTAGTAATGTGCGTTCAAACGGTTTACGTGCGATTGAGCTAAACGAAGAAGATACCTTGATTGGTGTTGCAATTACCGATGGTAATCAGCAGATCATGTTGTTCTCGAACGAAGGTAAGGCAATCCGTTTTGCTGAAACTGATGTCCGTGCGATGGGTCGTACTGCGAAAGGCGTACGCGGTATGCGCGTAAGCTTCGCAAGCAATACCATTGAAGCTGATGATGCTGACGTTGAAAATGATGATTCTGAAGATAATGATGATTCCTCGGATTCAAATGTGCTTAGCCGTATTGTTTCACTGGTGGTTGTACCTGAAACTGGCGAAGTGCTTTGTGCATGTGCGAATGGTTATGGTAAGCGTACACCGGTTGATGACTTCCCGACCAAGAAACGTGGTGGTAAGGGTGTGATTGCGATCAAGACCAGCGAACGTAATGGTGAGCTTGTGGGTGCGGTATCGATTGATGAAACCAAAGAACTCATGTTGATTTCTGATGGTGGTACATTGGTCCGTACCCGTGCTGCGGAAGTTGCAACTACAGGTCGTAATGCGCAAGGTGTCCGTTTGATTCGTTTAAGTGATGCTGAAACCTTAGTCGGTGTTGTTTCGATTGAAGCTGTAGAAGATGACGAAGAGTTGTTAGATTCGACAGAAGAAGTAGAAAATACTGAAGCCGAAGCAATCACTTCTGAAGAAGTGGCTGCTGAGCCGAAAGATGATACACCTGAAGCGTAA